In Aquimarina sp. TRL1, a single window of DNA contains:
- a CDS encoding RND family transporter — MAKLLSFGFWNALAGIILRNRPAIIILIVGITVFLGFQWQHMRFSFTEANLLPDDHEINLQYQKFLDKFGEEGNLIVMAVNDSSLFSPEKLKAWNNFNNSFKTHDEIDLVISIGDLQKLEKKDNPPRFELTPFIKDSTFTKDQVSEYKFELFNELPFYQGLVYSKHSETVQSALYLKKEIVNTSIRKVFIEKVLVPKVEAFEKKHNIDIKVSGMSYIRTMNSQNIMDEIQIFILGALLVTSVIFFFFFRSFRATFISMATVIIGVMWAFGILGLLKYEITVLTAIIPPLVIVIGIPNCIFLINKYQQEIKKHGNKAKSLQRVITKVGNATLMTNITTAAGFATFALTESKLLKEFGIVASLNIVALFILCLLVITVIYSYMPPPKERHLKHLGKQWIERLVDWMEHMVKTRRITIYAWSVMILIGSIIGIYTIKVSGSLLEDMPKEAPFFKDITFFEKEFDGIMPLEILIDTKRKQGVLKLPTLKRMEKLSELIEETPELSKPISIVNLVKYAKQAFYNGNPKYYQIPTSQERNFILPYAKSFESKAGVMKSYIDSTGQYARITTFMKDVGTEEMERIEANLTPKIKKIFPEDRYDVTFTGKALIFQKGTTYLVWNLVFSLGLAILLIALFMAWMFRSFKMIIISLIPNLLPLLMTAGLMGFLGVPIKPSTILVFSIAFGISVDDTIHFLAKYRQELKSNHWRIRKSVFGALRETGVSMFYTSTVLFFGFSVFMISSFGGTKALGGLISITLIFAMLANLLLLPSLLLSLERSIANKKTLKEPKLRIIANDEELPEQKEK, encoded by the coding sequence ATGGCAAAGTTATTAAGTTTTGGGTTTTGGAATGCACTGGCAGGCATCATTCTCCGCAACAGACCGGCAATCATTATTCTAATTGTAGGAATTACAGTCTTTCTTGGTTTTCAATGGCAACATATGAGGTTTTCTTTTACAGAAGCTAATTTATTACCTGATGACCACGAAATCAACTTACAATATCAAAAATTCCTTGATAAATTCGGCGAAGAAGGAAATCTTATTGTAATGGCTGTTAATGACAGTTCTCTTTTTTCTCCAGAAAAATTAAAAGCATGGAACAACTTTAACAATTCTTTCAAAACACACGATGAGATAGACCTGGTTATTTCTATCGGAGACCTGCAGAAGTTAGAAAAAAAGGACAACCCTCCCCGATTCGAACTCACTCCATTTATCAAGGACTCAACCTTTACCAAGGATCAGGTTTCAGAATATAAATTCGAACTTTTTAACGAGCTTCCATTCTATCAGGGATTGGTATATAGCAAGCACTCAGAAACAGTACAAAGTGCTCTATATTTAAAAAAAGAAATTGTAAACACCAGCATCCGAAAAGTTTTTATCGAAAAAGTACTAGTTCCTAAAGTAGAAGCATTCGAAAAAAAACACAATATTGACATTAAAGTATCTGGAATGTCATATATCCGTACCATGAACTCTCAAAACATCATGGACGAGATACAAATATTTATACTTGGTGCTCTTTTAGTCACCTCTGTTATTTTCTTTTTCTTTTTCAGATCCTTCCGAGCTACTTTTATATCCATGGCTACAGTTATCATTGGAGTCATGTGGGCTTTTGGTATTCTGGGATTATTAAAATATGAAATAACTGTACTAACCGCCATTATTCCCCCTCTTGTTATTGTAATAGGGATTCCAAACTGTATTTTCCTTATTAATAAATACCAACAGGAAATCAAAAAACACGGAAACAAAGCCAAGTCCCTTCAACGTGTTATCACCAAGGTAGGAAATGCCACTCTGATGACTAACATCACTACCGCTGCCGGTTTTGCCACTTTTGCCTTAACAGAGAGTAAACTTCTGAAAGAATTTGGTATTGTCGCTTCTTTGAATATTGTTGCCTTATTTATTTTATGCTTACTGGTAATTACTGTGATCTACAGCTATATGCCTCCCCCAAAAGAAAGGCATCTCAAGCATTTAGGAAAACAATGGATCGAAAGACTCGTGGATTGGATGGAACATATGGTTAAAACTCGAAGAATAACCATATATGCCTGGTCAGTAATGATTCTTATAGGAAGTATCATTGGTATTTACACCATAAAAGTTTCCGGAAGCTTACTGGAAGACATGCCAAAAGAAGCCCCTTTCTTTAAAGATATTACATTTTTCGAAAAAGAATTTGATGGTATCATGCCACTGGAGATTCTCATTGATACGAAAAGAAAGCAAGGAGTTTTAAAACTCCCAACATTAAAACGAATGGAGAAACTCAGTGAACTTATCGAAGAAACCCCCGAGTTATCAAAACCAATTTCGATTGTTAACTTGGTTAAGTATGCCAAGCAGGCATTTTATAATGGAAATCCAAAATATTATCAAATCCCAACAAGTCAGGAGCGGAATTTCATTCTACCTTATGCAAAGAGTTTTGAATCCAAAGCTGGAGTCATGAAAAGCTACATAGATTCTACCGGACAATATGCCAGAATTACTACTTTTATGAAAGATGTTGGCACAGAGGAAATGGAACGAATCGAAGCTAACCTTACTCCTAAAATAAAAAAGATATTCCCAGAAGACAGGTATGATGTTACCTTCACAGGAAAAGCATTAATATTTCAAAAAGGAACCACCTATCTTGTATGGAATCTGGTTTTTTCTTTAGGATTAGCCATTCTGCTTATCGCTTTATTTATGGCCTGGATGTTCCGCTCGTTTAAAATGATTATTATCTCCTTAATCCCCAACCTACTTCCATTATTAATGACAGCAGGATTAATGGGATTCTTAGGAGTTCCTATAAAACCTTCGACCATTCTTGTCTTTAGTATTGCTTTTGGTATTTCAGTAGATGATACGATTCATTTCCTGGCAAAATACCGACAAGAACTAAAGTCAAATCACTGGAGAATACGCAAATCAGTGTTTGGAGCCTTACGAGAAACAGGAGTCAGCATGTTTTACACATCTACTGTGTTATTCTTTGGATTCTCCGTATTTATGATTTCCAGTTTTGGAGGAACCAAAGCTCTGGGAGGACTTATCTCCATCACCCTAATATTTGCTATGCTTGCAAACCTTCTTTTACTCCCTTCTTTATTATTATCTCTAGAAAGAAGCATTGCCAATAAGAAAACATTAAAAGAGCCGAAGCTTCGCATTATTGCCAATGACGAAGAACTACCAGAACAAAAAGAAAAATAA
- a CDS encoding DUF5686 family protein, translating into MRNILLCLSFLTPFLLCSQINISGKIIDQSTNNPLPFATIKTNHSDYALSDSTGEFSIHCQELPLKITVSYIGYITKNLTIASADIDKIEFYLTPKTEKLDPIEIDSDGNIASKIIRKAIRKRPLNNPKSKLNSYSYKTYNKFKITGKNKGKLESKDTADVDIEHIFNETHSFLSEKISEYQYLKNKGEKETILATRMTGFEEPVYNVLGIKIQSNTLYEEDYTILDNKYAGPLSKRAIKNYYFKILDTTKGKRPAYVILFQPRRSKRVASLEGVLYLDMETLAIQKAIAEVRGELNIMATHNYHYYEEQNLWFPSNQEVSIQSGKGRQKVALFGGRISIGRLGNTKKTSKENNGFLISKTDYFDITLNPPIQLSAKRAAIEIHPEASNRPDTYWEQYRTSEITEKDENSFPVIADIVKKQNIEHKIRVIQNFNLGYYPLSIINFDLTYPIKYNNYEGLRLGIGMLSNEKLSKRFRIEGYLTYGFRDNAFKYGVGTGVLLNKDARTWLNFNYTDDLSEVGSFLYLTDRRVYSLFEPRLVNIDFYYKHQTWSSSLQYQILPKLLSEAQISLGDIYQTGGYRYVKNNIAHSSYKLAESTIAIRWSPFSEFLKTPDGYREVQEGFPKITAQYTQAYKGVLNSDFQYAKFGIKAEYTINRLNESSTSFLLEGNLASGDVPLTHLYHAYPNAPTKETIMQRFSVAGRSSFETMYFSEFFSNKLASLQIRHTLKPFKITSWLKPELSFINRYAIGDVDNIEDHQGIEFKSLKHGYQESGIEINKLFAGFGLSFSYRYGAYHLPNFGDNIAFKFTFYLKL; encoded by the coding sequence ATGCGAAACATACTCCTTTGTTTATCTTTTCTTACCCCATTTCTTTTATGTTCTCAAATAAATATCTCTGGAAAAATAATAGATCAATCCACCAATAACCCACTTCCCTTTGCCACTATAAAGACCAATCATTCTGATTATGCACTAAGTGATTCTACAGGAGAATTCTCGATTCACTGTCAGGAACTACCATTAAAAATCACCGTTAGCTACATAGGGTATATCACCAAAAACCTGACAATTGCATCTGCAGATATTGACAAAATTGAGTTTTACCTAACTCCAAAAACCGAGAAACTCGACCCAATAGAAATTGATAGTGATGGAAATATTGCTTCCAAAATTATTCGCAAAGCCATCCGAAAACGCCCCCTAAACAACCCTAAAAGCAAATTGAACAGTTACAGCTACAAAACCTATAACAAATTCAAAATCACAGGAAAAAATAAAGGAAAATTAGAAAGCAAAGATACCGCCGATGTAGATATTGAACATATATTCAATGAAACCCATTCTTTTCTTTCAGAAAAAATAAGCGAATACCAATACTTAAAAAACAAAGGAGAAAAAGAAACGATCCTCGCTACCAGAATGACAGGTTTCGAAGAACCCGTCTACAATGTCCTAGGTATCAAAATCCAATCCAACACATTGTACGAGGAAGACTATACCATATTAGACAATAAATATGCAGGTCCCTTATCCAAAAGAGCTATTAAGAATTACTATTTCAAAATCCTAGACACCACTAAAGGAAAAAGACCTGCCTACGTTATTCTTTTCCAACCGAGGCGATCCAAACGTGTGGCCAGCCTGGAAGGAGTTTTATATCTGGACATGGAAACCCTGGCTATCCAAAAAGCAATAGCAGAAGTAAGAGGCGAACTCAATATAATGGCTACTCATAACTACCATTACTACGAAGAACAAAATCTCTGGTTTCCTTCAAACCAGGAAGTCTCCATTCAATCCGGAAAAGGGAGACAGAAAGTAGCCCTTTTTGGAGGAAGAATTTCTATTGGAAGATTGGGGAACACTAAAAAAACAAGCAAAGAAAACAACGGGTTTTTAATTTCAAAAACTGATTATTTTGACATTACCCTAAACCCCCCGATACAACTTTCTGCCAAACGAGCAGCAATCGAAATCCACCCAGAAGCTTCTAATAGACCTGACACATACTGGGAACAATACAGAACTAGTGAAATTACCGAAAAAGACGAAAACTCTTTTCCTGTTATCGCAGATATTGTAAAAAAGCAAAATATCGAACATAAGATCAGGGTTATCCAAAATTTCAATTTAGGGTATTACCCACTTAGCATTATAAATTTTGACCTTACTTATCCGATTAAGTATAACAATTACGAAGGGTTACGTCTCGGAATCGGAATGCTTAGCAACGAAAAGCTCTCTAAAAGGTTTAGGATAGAAGGATATCTAACCTATGGATTCAGAGATAATGCTTTTAAGTATGGTGTCGGAACAGGTGTTTTACTAAACAAAGACGCCAGAACCTGGTTAAACTTCAATTACACAGACGACTTAAGTGAAGTAGGAAGCTTTTTATACCTAACAGACAGAAGAGTTTATTCCCTCTTTGAACCCCGACTTGTTAACATTGATTTTTATTACAAACACCAAACCTGGAGCAGCAGCCTACAGTATCAAATTCTACCCAAACTTCTCTCTGAAGCACAAATATCTCTAGGAGATATTTATCAAACAGGAGGTTACAGATATGTAAAAAATAATATTGCCCATTCCTCATACAAACTTGCAGAATCAACCATAGCGATACGATGGTCTCCCTTTAGCGAATTCCTCAAAACACCAGATGGCTACAGAGAAGTACAGGAAGGGTTCCCAAAAATCACAGCACAATACACTCAGGCATATAAGGGAGTCCTGAACAGTGATTTTCAATATGCCAAATTTGGCATCAAAGCGGAATACACCATCAACAGACTAAACGAATCCAGCACTAGTTTCTTATTGGAAGGGAATTTAGCCAGTGGAGATGTTCCACTCACACATCTCTATCACGCATACCCAAATGCACCTACTAAGGAAACCATCATGCAACGATTCTCTGTCGCAGGCAGAAGTAGCTTCGAAACCATGTATTTCAGTGAATTTTTTAGCAACAAACTTGCTTCATTACAAATTCGTCATACACTCAAACCTTTTAAAATTACCAGCTGGCTTAAGCCAGAACTATCATTTATCAATCGCTATGCTATCGGAGATGTTGACAACATAGAAGACCATCAAGGCATTGAATTCAAATCATTAAAACACGGATATCAAGAATCAGGAATCGAAATCAATAAATTGTTCGCTGGTTTTGGATTGAGTTTTTCATACAGGTACGGAGCATATCACCTCCCTAATTTCGGAGACAACATCGCTTTTAAATTTACCTTCTATCTTAAATTATAA
- the frr gene encoding ribosome recycling factor, with the protein MNEEINFIIDSTKESMNNTIQHLEKKLLNIRAGKATPSMLGGVMVEYYGAPTPLNQVGNVTTPDARTISVQPFEKSLIPEIEKGILVANLGFNPMNNGESVIITVPPLTEERRRDLVKQAKMEAEDSKVGIRNDRKNANNEVKKLEKDGLSEDLAKNTEIDIQELTNAFIKKIDEMLTVKEKEIMTI; encoded by the coding sequence ATGAACGAAGAAATTAATTTTATCATCGATTCCACCAAAGAATCCATGAACAACACGATACAACACTTAGAAAAGAAACTTCTAAACATTAGAGCTGGTAAAGCAACACCTTCTATGCTAGGAGGTGTTATGGTAGAATATTACGGCGCTCCTACTCCGCTAAATCAGGTAGGAAACGTAACCACACCTGACGCAAGAACAATCAGCGTTCAACCGTTTGAAAAATCCTTAATTCCTGAAATCGAAAAAGGAATCCTAGTTGCTAATCTTGGTTTCAACCCTATGAACAATGGAGAAAGCGTTATTATCACCGTTCCCCCATTAACAGAAGAACGCAGAAGAGATTTGGTAAAACAAGCCAAAATGGAAGCTGAAGATTCTAAAGTGGGAATCAGAAATGACCGAAAAAATGCCAATAATGAAGTAAAAAAACTGGAAAAGGACGGATTATCTGAAGACCTTGCCAAAAATACTGAAATTGATATTCAGGAATTGACCAATGCTTTTATCAAAAAAATAGATGAAATGCTTACTGTCAAAGAAAAAGAAATCATGACAATATAA
- the pyrH gene encoding UMP kinase, with protein MKYKRILLKLSGEALMGDRQYGIDPKRLAEYADEIKQITKEGVEVAIVIGGGNIFRGVAGASRGMDRVQGDHMGMLATVINGLALQSALEDAEIPTRLQSAVKINEVAEPFIRRKAIRHLEKGRVVIFGGGTGNPYFTTDSAAVLRAIEINADVILKGTRVDGIYTADPEKDADATKFDFITFDDVLRKGLKVMDTTAFTLSQENELPIIVFDMNKEGNLFKVVSGETIGTQVNL; from the coding sequence ATGAAATACAAAAGAATATTACTCAAACTATCCGGAGAAGCTTTAATGGGAGATCGTCAATATGGAATTGACCCAAAAAGACTAGCCGAATACGCGGATGAGATTAAGCAAATAACCAAAGAAGGCGTCGAAGTAGCCATTGTAATCGGAGGAGGTAACATCTTTAGAGGGGTTGCCGGAGCTAGTAGAGGGATGGATCGGGTACAAGGAGATCACATGGGAATGCTTGCAACGGTAATAAATGGACTCGCTCTTCAGAGCGCCCTTGAGGATGCAGAAATCCCTACCAGACTACAATCCGCTGTAAAGATAAATGAAGTAGCAGAACCTTTTATCAGAAGAAAAGCTATCAGACACCTGGAAAAAGGAAGAGTAGTTATTTTTGGAGGAGGAACAGGAAACCCCTACTTCACTACAGATTCTGCAGCTGTTCTTAGAGCTATAGAAATTAATGCTGATGTTATTCTTAAAGGAACAAGAGTTGATGGTATCTATACCGCTGACCCAGAAAAAGATGCTGACGCTACTAAATTTGATTTTATTACTTTTGATGATGTCCTGAGAAAAGGATTAAAGGTAATGGACACCACCGCCTTTACACTAAGTCAGGAAAATGAATTACCTATCATAGTATTCGACATGAACAAAGAAGGTAATTTATTCAAGGTGGTTTCAGGAGAAACCATAGGAACTCAAGTAAACCTATAA
- the tsf gene encoding translation elongation factor Ts, with protein sequence MAKITAAEVNKLRKATGAGMMDCKKALVEADGDFDKAIELLRKKGQKVAANRADRDSTEGAVIAKVNESRTKGVIVSLNCETDFVGKNDSFVSLAHELAELALTSSSKEDLLGKDFNGISVQDKLTEQTGVIGEKIEIGDFRILEAPLVGSYIHAGNKIGVLTGLSASADGADVVAKDVAMQAAAMNPVALNEDGVDPSVIEKEIEIAKDQLRQEGKPEEMLDNIAKGKIKRFFKDNTLVNQAFIKDNKKSVADYVKTLGDVSVVAFERVALG encoded by the coding sequence ATGGCAAAGATTACAGCCGCAGAAGTAAATAAATTACGTAAAGCTACAGGTGCCGGAATGATGGACTGCAAAAAAGCACTTGTTGAAGCTGACGGAGATTTTGACAAAGCAATTGAACTTCTTAGAAAAAAAGGACAAAAAGTAGCTGCCAATAGAGCAGACAGAGACTCTACAGAAGGTGCTGTTATCGCAAAAGTAAACGAAAGTAGAACCAAAGGAGTTATTGTTTCTCTAAACTGTGAAACTGACTTCGTAGGAAAGAATGATTCTTTCGTTTCATTAGCTCATGAACTTGCTGAATTAGCTTTAACTTCTTCTTCTAAAGAAGATTTATTAGGCAAAGATTTTAACGGAATCTCTGTTCAGGATAAATTAACAGAACAAACCGGAGTTATTGGAGAAAAAATAGAAATCGGTGATTTCAGAATTCTTGAAGCTCCTTTAGTTGGTTCTTACATCCACGCTGGAAACAAAATCGGAGTACTTACAGGTCTTTCTGCTAGTGCTGACGGTGCTGATGTTGTCGCTAAAGATGTAGCAATGCAAGCAGCCGCTATGAATCCAGTAGCCTTAAACGAAGACGGAGTAGACCCATCTGTAATCGAAAAAGAAATAGAAATCGCTAAAGATCAATTACGTCAAGAAGGAAAGCCAGAAGAAATGCTTGACAACATTGCCAAAGGAAAAATCAAGCGTTTCTTTAAAGACAACACTCTTGTAAATCAAGCTTTCATTAAAGATAACAAAAAGAGCGTTGCTGATTATGTAAAAACACTAGGAGATGTATCTGTTGTTGCTTTTGAAAGAGTAGCTTTAGGATAA
- the rpsB gene encoding 30S ribosomal protein S2, translating into MANNIEVKELLDAGVHFGHLTRRWDPNMAPYIYMERNGIHIINLYKTAAKIDEASEALKKIAASGRKILFVATKKQAKEIVAEKASKANQPYITERWPGGMLTNFVTIRKAVKKMASIDRMKKDGTFNTLSKKERLQVDRLRAKLEKNLGSISDMTRLPGALFVVDITREHIAVKEAQKLNIPIFAMVDTNSDPRQVEYVIPANDDASKSIDKVMTYVTDAISEGLSERKAAKEAPKAQPAKKAEAKPAPAAVATEGDTQEEE; encoded by the coding sequence ATGGCAAACAATATCGAAGTAAAAGAATTACTTGATGCAGGTGTACACTTTGGACACCTTACAAGAAGATGGGACCCAAACATGGCTCCATACATCTACATGGAGCGTAACGGCATCCACATCATAAACTTATATAAAACTGCTGCAAAAATAGACGAAGCCAGTGAAGCGCTTAAGAAAATTGCAGCTTCTGGTAGAAAAATCCTTTTTGTTGCTACCAAAAAACAAGCAAAAGAAATCGTTGCTGAAAAAGCAAGCAAAGCCAACCAGCCATATATCACAGAAAGATGGCCTGGAGGAATGCTTACTAACTTTGTTACTATCCGTAAAGCCGTAAAGAAAATGGCTTCAATCGATAGAATGAAGAAAGACGGTACATTCAACACCTTATCTAAAAAAGAGCGTCTTCAGGTAGATCGTTTAAGAGCTAAATTAGAAAAGAACCTTGGTTCTATCTCTGATATGACTCGTCTTCCTGGTGCTTTATTTGTTGTAGATATTACTCGCGAGCATATCGCAGTAAAAGAAGCTCAAAAATTAAACATTCCAATTTTCGCAATGGTTGATACAAACTCTGATCCACGTCAGGTAGAGTATGTAATCCCTGCTAATGATGATGCTTCTAAGTCTATCGATAAAGTAATGACATATGTTACAGACGCTATTTCAGAAGGTTTAAGTGAAAGAAAAGCAGCAAAAGAAGCTCCAAAAGCACAACCTGCTAAGAAGGCAGAAGCAAAACCTGCTCCTGCAGCCGTAGCAACAGAAGGTGATACGCAAGAGGAAGAATAA
- the rpsI gene encoding 30S ribosomal protein S9: MEVIHKIGRRKTAVARIYLKEGSGNITVNKKELNDYFTTATLQYKVNQPLALTSNEENFDINVNVYGGGITGQAEAIRLAISRAMCELDEENKSILKPEGLLTRDPRMVERKKFGQKKARKKFQFSKR, from the coding sequence ATGGAAGTTATTCACAAAATTGGTCGTAGAAAGACCGCTGTAGCTCGTATTTACCTTAAGGAAGGTTCTGGTAATATTACGGTTAACAAAAAAGAGCTTAACGATTATTTCACCACTGCTACGTTACAGTACAAAGTAAATCAGCCTCTTGCTCTTACTAGCAATGAAGAGAACTTTGACATTAACGTTAATGTATACGGAGGAGGAATAACTGGTCAGGCTGAAGCTATTCGTCTAGCTATTTCAAGAGCGATGTGCGAATTAGACGAAGAAAACAAATCAATCCTTAAACCAGAAGGATTACTAACCAGAGACCCAAGAATGGTAGAGCGTAAGAAATTCGGACAGAAGAAAGCTCGTAAGAAATTCCAGTTCTCTAAACGTTAA
- the rplM gene encoding 50S ribosomal protein L13 yields MDTLSYKTVSANKATVTKEWLHIDAEGQTLGRLSSVVAKLLRGKHKPNFTPHVDCGDNIIITNAEKINLSGKKWTDKSYIRHTGYPGGQRSLTAQELFEKNPERLIEKAVKGMLPKNKLGAALFRNLKVYAGATHNQDAQQPKTVNLNEFK; encoded by the coding sequence GTGGACACATTAAGTTACAAAACAGTATCTGCCAATAAGGCAACCGTTACCAAAGAATGGTTACATATAGATGCTGAAGGACAGACTTTAGGACGTCTATCTTCTGTAGTAGCAAAATTACTAAGAGGTAAACACAAACCTAATTTTACCCCACACGTTGATTGCGGTGATAATATCATTATTACAAATGCCGAAAAAATCAACTTGTCAGGAAAAAAGTGGACTGATAAATCATACATCCGTCACACTGGATACCCTGGAGGGCAAAGAAGTCTTACTGCTCAGGAATTATTTGAAAAAAACCCAGAGCGTTTAATCGAAAAAGCGGTAAAAGGAATGCTACCTAAAAACAAGTTAGGAGCAGCATTATTCCGCAATTTAAAGGTATATGCAGGAGCAACTCACAACCAAGACGCTCAGCAGCCTAAAACTGTTAACTTAAACGAATTTAAGTAA
- a CDS encoding serine hydrolase: protein MNKISLVLVFLFLFQSCKKEQSNNISEGNKLNEAIVSKEDDSLKTFLKHYEKFFKANFNPSECPGAALVIVKDSTVLFKKGFGVKNMHTQDAVDENTVFRIASLSKGVTAVLAGNMVDQGELEWRQKVKESVSQFDLRDKQQANRLRVEHLLSHTGGFYKYTNTRLIHKGLPLNRIVAAFRSTGVITREGTDYAYQNAAFSIVEKVMEKATGKRFDKLLKERLFVPLGMRNASSSYEEIKANSNVALPHKWNHYSKKYSLAKLHKNYYNVAAAGGINASISDMGEYLIALLGHRPDVISKKSLKEIFRPVICTSDADTYVNLWEGVTDSFYAKGWRVLEYNGRTIMYHGGNVNQYKGQLLIDPENGIAVCALFNGPNTYNGAVIPTFLNYYDFYKEIK, encoded by the coding sequence ATGAATAAAATTAGTCTTGTCTTAGTTTTTTTGTTTTTGTTTCAGAGTTGTAAAAAAGAGCAGTCAAATAATATTTCGGAAGGAAATAAACTGAATGAGGCAATTGTATCAAAAGAAGATGATTCTCTCAAAACTTTTTTAAAGCATTATGAAAAGTTCTTTAAGGCTAATTTTAACCCTTCCGAATGTCCGGGAGCGGCATTGGTTATTGTTAAAGATTCGACAGTGCTGTTTAAGAAAGGATTTGGGGTAAAAAATATGCATACTCAGGATGCTGTGGATGAGAATACAGTTTTTAGAATAGCGAGTTTGTCTAAAGGGGTAACTGCTGTCTTGGCTGGAAATATGGTGGATCAGGGGGAATTGGAATGGAGGCAAAAAGTAAAAGAATCTGTAAGTCAATTTGACCTGAGAGATAAACAACAAGCAAATAGATTACGGGTAGAACATCTTCTATCTCACACTGGTGGATTTTATAAGTATACCAATACTAGATTGATTCATAAAGGACTTCCGCTGAATCGAATTGTAGCTGCCTTTCGAAGTACCGGAGTAATAACCAGAGAAGGGACAGACTATGCATATCAGAATGCAGCTTTTTCGATTGTAGAAAAAGTGATGGAAAAAGCAACGGGAAAAAGATTTGATAAGCTTCTTAAAGAACGTTTGTTTGTACCATTGGGGATGCGTAATGCGTCTTCCAGTTATGAGGAAATTAAAGCTAACTCTAATGTAGCGTTGCCGCACAAATGGAATCATTATTCTAAAAAATACAGTCTGGCTAAGCTTCATAAGAACTATTATAATGTAGCTGCAGCAGGAGGGATTAATGCTTCTATTTCGGATATGGGGGAATATTTAATAGCCTTGCTCGGTCATCGGCCAGATGTTATATCAAAAAAGAGCCTGAAAGAAATTTTTAGACCTGTTATCTGTACCAGTGATGCGGATACATATGTGAATTTATGGGAAGGAGTGACGGATTCTTTTTATGCCAAAGGCTGGAGGGTTCTGGAGTATAATGGAAGAACAATTATGTATCATGGCGGGAATGTAAATCAGTATAAAGGACAATTGTTAATTGATCCTGAAAATGGAATTGCTGTTTGTGCCTTGTTTAATGGTCCAAATACATATAATGGGGCAGTGATTCCAACATTTCTTAATTATTATGACTTTTATAAAGAGATAAAATAA